In Juglans microcarpa x Juglans regia isolate MS1-56 chromosome 7D, Jm3101_v1.0, whole genome shotgun sequence, the following are encoded in one genomic region:
- the LOC121238337 gene encoding mediator of RNA polymerase II transcription subunit 19a isoform X1, translating into MDPEGKKFGRGPRELTGAIDLISHYKLLPHHEFFCKRSLPLSISDTHYLHNVVGDTEIRKGEGMQLDQLIQNTSYSREPNARIQPFDLDILREAFQLRETAPVDLPLAEKGIPTVAGKSKGESKDKERKHKKHKDRDKDNDKEHKKHKHRHKDRSKDKDKEKKKDRSGHHDSNADQSKKHHEKKRKHDGDEDINDIHRHKKSKHKSSKIDDMGAIKVAG; encoded by the exons ATGGATCCTGAAGGAAAgaagtttggaagag GACCAAGGGAACTGACTGGTGCTATAGATCTCATAAGTCACTACAAGTTGTTGCCACATCATGAGTTTTTCTGCAAGAGATCACTTCCTTTGTCAATTTCAGACACACATTATCTTCACAATGTTGTTGGAGACACAGAAATTAGAAAAGGAGAAGGGATGCAATTGGATCAGCTTATTCAGAACACATCCTATTCCAGAGAACCAAATGCACGAATACAACCGTTTGACCTAGATATTCTAAGAGAAGCCTTTCAGTTAAGGGAAACTGCTCCTGTTGATTTGCCCCTT GCGGAGAAGGGGATCCCTACTGTTGCAGGGAAATCAAAAGGTGAGTCCAAGGACAAGGAGAGGAAGCATAAAAAGCACAAAGACAGAgataaggataatgataaaGAGCACAAAAAGCACAAGCACCGCCATAAAGACCGAAGTAAAGATAAAgacaaggagaagaagaaggataGAAGCGGACATCATGATTCTAATGCTGATCAATCAAAGAAACACCATGAAAAG aaaaggAAGCATGATGGCGATGAAGATATTAATGACATTCACCGACACAAAAAAAGTAAG CATAAGAGTTCAAAAATTGATGACATGGGTGCGATAAAGGTTGCCGGCTGA
- the LOC121238337 gene encoding mediator of RNA polymerase II transcription subunit 19a isoform X2 has product MDPEGKKFGRGPRELTGAIDLISHYKLLPHHEFFCKRSLPLSISDTHYLHNVVGDTEIRKGEGMQLDQLIQNTSYSREPNARIQPFDLDILREAFQLRETAPVDLPLAEKGIPTVAGKSKGESKDKERKHKKHKDRDKDNDKEHKKHKHRHKDRSKDKDKEKKKDRSGHHDSNADQSKKHHEKKRKHDGDEDINDIHRHKKT; this is encoded by the exons ATGGATCCTGAAGGAAAgaagtttggaagag GACCAAGGGAACTGACTGGTGCTATAGATCTCATAAGTCACTACAAGTTGTTGCCACATCATGAGTTTTTCTGCAAGAGATCACTTCCTTTGTCAATTTCAGACACACATTATCTTCACAATGTTGTTGGAGACACAGAAATTAGAAAAGGAGAAGGGATGCAATTGGATCAGCTTATTCAGAACACATCCTATTCCAGAGAACCAAATGCACGAATACAACCGTTTGACCTAGATATTCTAAGAGAAGCCTTTCAGTTAAGGGAAACTGCTCCTGTTGATTTGCCCCTT GCGGAGAAGGGGATCCCTACTGTTGCAGGGAAATCAAAAGGTGAGTCCAAGGACAAGGAGAGGAAGCATAAAAAGCACAAAGACAGAgataaggataatgataaaGAGCACAAAAAGCACAAGCACCGCCATAAAGACCGAAGTAAAGATAAAgacaaggagaagaagaaggataGAAGCGGACATCATGATTCTAATGCTGATCAATCAAAGAAACACCATGAAAAG aaaaggAAGCATGATGGCGATGAAGATATTAATGACATTCACCGACACAAAAAAA CATAA
- the LOC121239927 gene encoding uncharacterized protein LOC121239927 isoform X2: MMLRTRVLWFGVGFSVVGAAISQLIWRDSWTDRHALFSDTKQKFDALEARLLNLEATISNPKSDSGQAEG, translated from the exons ATGATGCTAAGGACTCGAGTGCTATGGTTCGGCGTAGGGTTTTCTGTGGTAGGAGCTGCGATTTCCCAATTAATCTGGAGAGATTCGTGGACCGATCGACACGCTCTCTTTTCCGAT ACGAAGCAGAAATTTGATGCTTTGGAAGCCAGACTGTTGAACCTCGAGGCAACTATCTCTAATCCAAAATCGGATTCCGGTCAG GCGGAAGGCTAG
- the LOC121239927 gene encoding uncharacterized protein LOC121239927 isoform X3, whose product MMLRTRVLWFGVGFSVVGAAISQLIWRDSWTDRHALFSDTKQKFDALEARLLNLEATISNPKSDSGQS is encoded by the exons ATGATGCTAAGGACTCGAGTGCTATGGTTCGGCGTAGGGTTTTCTGTGGTAGGAGCTGCGATTTCCCAATTAATCTGGAGAGATTCGTGGACCGATCGACACGCTCTCTTTTCCGAT ACGAAGCAGAAATTTGATGCTTTGGAAGCCAGACTGTTGAACCTCGAGGCAACTATCTCTAATCCAAAATCGGATTCCGGTCAG AGTTAA
- the LOC121239927 gene encoding uncharacterized protein LOC121239927 isoform X1, with product MMLRTRVLWFGVGFSVVGAAISQLIWRDSWTDRHALFSDTKQKFDALEARLLNLEATISNPKSDSGQTELRFLMLGNKKKKYISRRDSREASGQAN from the exons ATGATGCTAAGGACTCGAGTGCTATGGTTCGGCGTAGGGTTTTCTGTGGTAGGAGCTGCGATTTCCCAATTAATCTGGAGAGATTCGTGGACCGATCGACACGCTCTCTTTTCCGAT ACGAAGCAGAAATTTGATGCTTTGGAAGCCAGACTGTTGAACCTCGAGGCAACTATCTCTAATCCAAAATCGGATTCCGGTCAG ACCGAATTACGATTCCTGATGCtcggaaacaaaaaaaaaaagtatatttccCGGCGTGACTCGCGAGAAGCTTCGGGACAAGCAAATTAA